From Actinopolymorpha cephalotaxi, one genomic window encodes:
- a CDS encoding penicillin-binding transpeptidase domain-containing protein: MELVTEWERDQRRRRRRFRAIVGVVAGTLLVVGGAGGALMLFGAPGRAAADQESAARAEHRMNALATAWEHGRWTAAGKLTDSPAATASLLASVHRSLAPTGFTIEVGRPSPSTSASDRDAGKGVTVPFTVRMKVPRIGAFTYGSKARIVEAPDGREVVHFESSTVHPQLRAGQTLAVAKMSTRGSVLDRDGDVLSAASLVGRVDENGAGVSGLQKRYDERLGGTGQAYAIAITDRQTGHAVRPLQRTGATRHGEDVRTTIDPDVQRAAARALEGATTSAALVALKPSTGDILAIANRPGGYNRALVGEYPPGSTFKVVTSAALLRTGLSPSDPLDCPRFEWVNGYRFTNQDEFTLPAGSTFRDSFAHSCNTAFVRARDRLDDDALAKTAAAFGIGGTWDTGVSTYDGSVPANSDVNDKAASMIGQGRVLTSPLVMASVAATVKNGQFVQPRLVPEAVRHPYRATESLESSVVADLRSMMRSVVTEGAGKALRGLPGRPHAKTGTAEYGDETPPRTHAWMIGYQQDSDIAWAVLLEGGGSGGTDAGPIARAFLSDLTGGGTS, translated from the coding sequence GTGGAACTTGTGACGGAGTGGGAACGGGACCAGCGCCGCAGGCGGCGGCGGTTCCGGGCCATCGTGGGGGTAGTCGCCGGGACACTGCTGGTCGTTGGAGGAGCGGGAGGCGCCCTGATGCTCTTCGGCGCCCCCGGCCGGGCCGCCGCGGACCAGGAATCGGCGGCGCGCGCCGAGCACCGGATGAACGCGTTGGCGACCGCCTGGGAGCACGGCCGGTGGACGGCGGCGGGGAAGCTCACCGACAGTCCCGCGGCCACGGCGTCGCTGCTCGCGTCCGTGCACCGAAGCCTGGCGCCGACAGGTTTCACGATCGAGGTCGGCCGGCCGAGCCCGAGCACGAGCGCGAGCGACCGGGACGCCGGAAAGGGTGTGACCGTGCCGTTCACCGTACGGATGAAGGTGCCGCGGATCGGTGCGTTCACGTACGGGTCGAAGGCACGGATCGTGGAGGCCCCGGATGGCCGGGAGGTCGTCCATTTCGAGTCGTCGACGGTCCACCCGCAGCTCAGGGCCGGTCAGACGCTGGCCGTCGCGAAGATGTCGACCCGGGGATCGGTGCTCGACCGCGACGGCGACGTACTCAGCGCGGCCTCACTCGTCGGCCGGGTGGACGAGAACGGGGCGGGGGTGTCCGGACTGCAGAAGCGTTACGACGAACGGCTCGGCGGGACCGGCCAGGCGTACGCAATCGCGATCACCGACCGACAGACCGGCCATGCGGTGAGGCCTCTCCAACGGACCGGCGCCACTCGGCACGGCGAGGACGTGCGCACCACGATCGACCCCGACGTGCAGCGCGCGGCGGCCAGGGCGCTCGAAGGGGCCACCACCTCAGCGGCGCTGGTCGCGCTCAAGCCGTCCACCGGCGACATCCTGGCCATCGCGAACCGGCCGGGCGGATACAACCGCGCACTGGTGGGGGAGTATCCCCCTGGCTCCACGTTCAAGGTGGTCACCTCCGCCGCCCTGCTCCGGACCGGCCTGAGCCCGTCGGATCCCCTCGACTGTCCCAGGTTCGAATGGGTGAACGGCTACCGCTTCACCAACCAGGACGAGTTCACACTGCCCGCGGGGTCGACGTTCCGGGACTCGTTCGCCCACTCCTGCAACACGGCGTTCGTGCGAGCCCGCGATCGGCTCGACGACGACGCGCTCGCGAAGACCGCTGCCGCGTTCGGCATCGGCGGCACCTGGGACACGGGTGTGAGCACCTACGACGGATCCGTACCGGCGAACAGCGACGTCAACGACAAGGCCGCCTCGATGATCGGCCAGGGGCGTGTCCTCACGTCACCACTGGTGATGGCATCGGTCGCGGCCACGGTGAAGAACGGACAGTTCGTCCAGCCCCGGCTGGTCCCCGAGGCGGTCCGCCATCCCTACCGGGCAACGGAATCGCTTGAGTCGAGCGTCGTCGCCGACCTCCGATCCATGATGCGTTCGGTCGTCACCGAGGGCGCCGGCAAGGCACTGCGTGGGCTACCCGGCCGGCCGCACGCCAAGACCGGGACCGCGGAGTACGGCGACGAGACACCGCCACGCACCCATGCCTGGATGATCGGCTACCAGCAGGACAGTGACATCGCGTGGGCTGTTCTCCTCGAGGGCGGTGGATCCGGAGGCACCGACGCCGGGCCGATCGCGCGGGCGTTCCTTTCGGACCTCACCGGTGGCGGGACCTCCTGA
- a CDS encoding amidohydrolase family protein encodes MVATATRNRGMVVDCDIHNSTWPGALDPYLSARWRRHGELFGSRTHPGSLYPKGSPAAARHDAWPPSGRPPGGDLEFMREQHLDPEGIEYGILNCLGAAGTQLNADYASALCQATNEWQIAEWLEKEPRLRAGIAVPYEDAELAVEQIDRFADHPGFVQVLLIARTAEPLGRRRYWKIYEAAERHGLPVGIHFGGGARGVPVTASGWPSYYIEDHTDMAQAFQAHVVSLVCEGVFERFPGLRVVLIEGGFAWLPPLMWRLDKHWRRLRDEVPHLTRRPSEYVREHVWVTTQPIEEPHDPSDIRTVLEHLGGPDRVMFSTDYPHWDYDDPDRAFRVRLPEQDRQRIFSQNAKELYGLR; translated from the coding sequence ATGGTCGCGACCGCCACACGAAACCGCGGCATGGTGGTCGACTGCGACATCCACAACTCGACCTGGCCGGGTGCCCTCGATCCGTACCTGTCCGCACGGTGGCGCAGGCACGGCGAGCTCTTCGGCTCGCGAACCCATCCCGGATCGCTGTACCCCAAGGGAAGTCCGGCCGCTGCCCGCCACGACGCCTGGCCGCCGTCGGGCAGACCACCGGGCGGCGACCTGGAGTTCATGCGCGAGCAGCACCTTGATCCGGAGGGCATCGAGTACGGCATCCTCAACTGCCTCGGAGCCGCCGGCACCCAGCTCAACGCCGACTACGCCTCGGCGCTGTGCCAGGCCACCAACGAGTGGCAGATCGCGGAGTGGCTGGAGAAGGAACCCCGCCTGCGGGCCGGGATCGCGGTGCCGTACGAGGACGCCGAACTCGCGGTCGAGCAGATCGACCGGTTCGCCGACCACCCGGGATTCGTCCAGGTGCTGCTGATCGCGCGGACGGCCGAGCCGCTCGGGCGGCGCAGGTACTGGAAGATCTACGAGGCCGCCGAACGCCACGGCCTTCCGGTCGGCATCCACTTCGGCGGCGGCGCCCGCGGCGTACCCGTCACCGCCTCGGGCTGGCCGTCGTACTACATCGAGGACCACACCGACATGGCGCAGGCGTTCCAGGCGCACGTCGTGAGCCTTGTCTGCGAAGGGGTTTTCGAGCGCTTCCCCGGCCTGCGGGTCGTCCTCATCGAGGGCGGCTTCGCCTGGCTCCCGCCGCTGATGTGGCGGCTGGACAAGCACTGGCGCCGGCTCCGGGACGAGGTGCCGCACCTGACCAGGCGGCCGTCGGAGTACGTCCGCGAACACGTCTGGGTCACCACCCAGCCGATCGAGGAGCCGCACGACCCGAGCGACATCCGTACGGTGCTGGAACACCTCGGCGGCCCGGACCGGGTGATGTTCTCCACCGACTATCCGCACTGGGACTACGACGATCCCGACCGCGCTTTCCGGGTCCGGCTGCCGGAGCAGGACCGGCAGCGGATCTTCTCCCAG
- a CDS encoding amidohydrolase family protein: MTTPSDATTPGRLPRWENAEVVDCDVRVAAPSVEAVQPFLAPRWQDYLAESGVRTIGSERYPRLPGTSGDLTALRDRLLDRWQTRYAVLNCGIEISSIHNEDWALAMARAVNDWLAAERLAHDPRLRGSIVVPPQSPDAAAEEIDRLAQHPGFVQVLLPVRAEAPLGKRRYWPIYEAAERHGLPVGIFAGGTSGNPTTPVGWPSYYLEDYVSYAQAFQAQVVSLVSEGVFTKYLALKVVLVEAGFTWLPGLMWRFDKNWKGLRREVPWVDRPPSEVIRDHLRLTTQPLDEPEDPQHLVETIAQLGSDDMLMFATNYPHRQFDSDEGVLPSGLPPEVEQRILAGNAHDTYRF; encoded by the coding sequence ATGACGACTCCGTCCGACGCCACGACTCCGGGCCGCCTCCCGCGCTGGGAGAACGCCGAGGTGGTGGACTGTGACGTCCGCGTGGCCGCCCCCTCCGTCGAGGCCGTCCAGCCCTTCCTCGCACCACGGTGGCAGGACTACCTGGCCGAAAGCGGTGTGCGGACGATCGGCTCGGAGCGCTACCCCAGGCTCCCCGGCACCTCGGGCGACCTCACGGCGCTCCGCGACCGTCTCCTCGACCGCTGGCAGACCCGTTACGCCGTACTGAACTGCGGGATCGAGATCTCCTCGATCCACAACGAGGACTGGGCTCTGGCCATGGCACGCGCTGTCAACGACTGGTTGGCAGCCGAACGGCTCGCCCACGACCCACGGCTGCGCGGGTCGATCGTGGTGCCACCGCAGAGTCCCGACGCGGCCGCCGAGGAGATCGACCGTCTGGCGCAGCACCCGGGCTTTGTCCAGGTCCTGCTGCCGGTACGCGCCGAGGCGCCGCTCGGCAAGCGACGGTACTGGCCGATCTACGAGGCGGCCGAGCGGCACGGTCTGCCGGTCGGCATCTTCGCCGGCGGCACGAGCGGCAACCCGACGACTCCGGTCGGCTGGCCGTCGTACTACCTCGAGGACTACGTGTCGTACGCACAGGCGTTCCAGGCCCAGGTGGTCAGCCTGGTGAGCGAGGGCGTCTTCACGAAGTACCTCGCCCTCAAGGTGGTGCTCGTGGAGGCCGGCTTCACCTGGCTGCCCGGCCTGATGTGGCGGTTCGACAAGAACTGGAAGGGACTACGCCGCGAGGTGCCCTGGGTGGATCGGCCACCGTCGGAGGTCATCCGCGACCACCTGCGGCTCACCACCCAACCGCTCGACGAGCCGGAGGACCCTCAGCACCTGGTGGAGACGATCGCGCAACTCGGTTCGGACGACATGCTGATGTTCGCCACCAACTATCCGCACCGGCAGTTCGACTCCGACGAGGGCGTGCTCCCGTCCGGCCTGCCACCCGAGGTCGAGCAAAGGATCCTCGCGGGCAATGCCCACGACACCTACAGGTTCTGA
- a CDS encoding FAD-dependent oxidoreductase produces MPELNADVLVVGGGLGGVAAALAACRAGRRVVLTEETDWIGGQLTSQAVPPDENPWIEQFGATAMYRELREGIRAYYRRHYPLRHRAAADPRLNPGAGRVSKLCHEPRVALAVLDAMLAPHRAAGRLTVLLETVPVAAETDGDHVRAVELLDRRTGRHLTASAPYVIDATECGDLLALTKTEYVTGAESREEYDEPHAPAEAAPGNQQGFTFCFAIEHRAGEDHTIDRPETYSFWRDYRPAFWPGPLLGLLAPHPRTLEPVPRTFVPNPAEDPLDVTADQSKDGGDLDLWLFRRILARGMHEPGSFDSDITLVNWPMNDYWLGNVVDVDEETVNASLTAARQLSFSLLYWLQTEAPRPDGGTGWPGLRLRGDVTGSADGLAKSPYIRESRRIRAVTTVTENDVSLDVLGAYGRVSHADSVGIGSYHLDLHPSTGGDTYIDLESVPFEIPLGAMVPRRMRNLLPAAKNLGTTHISNGSFRLHPVEWNIGEVAGRLAAHCLDTGTEPHQVQGEESRFADFARVLDRAGVERHWPDVRGY; encoded by the coding sequence ATGCCTGAACTGAACGCGGACGTGCTCGTCGTCGGTGGCGGCCTGGGCGGGGTGGCCGCCGCGCTCGCAGCCTGTCGCGCCGGTCGGCGGGTCGTGCTCACCGAGGAGACCGACTGGATCGGCGGGCAGCTGACCAGCCAGGCTGTCCCGCCGGACGAGAACCCCTGGATCGAGCAGTTCGGCGCCACCGCGATGTACCGCGAACTTCGTGAGGGCATCCGCGCCTACTACCGACGGCACTATCCGCTCCGCCACCGCGCCGCGGCAGACCCCCGACTGAACCCCGGTGCCGGTCGGGTCAGCAAGCTGTGCCACGAACCCCGGGTCGCGCTCGCGGTCCTGGATGCGATGCTCGCGCCACACCGGGCCGCGGGCCGGCTCACGGTGTTGCTGGAGACGGTGCCGGTGGCAGCGGAGACCGACGGCGACCACGTGCGTGCGGTCGAGTTGCTGGACCGGCGTACGGGCCGACACCTCACCGCTTCGGCGCCGTACGTCATCGACGCCACCGAGTGTGGAGACCTGCTGGCGTTGACGAAAACGGAGTACGTCACCGGCGCGGAGTCGCGGGAGGAGTACGACGAGCCACACGCACCGGCCGAGGCGGCGCCCGGAAACCAGCAGGGCTTCACGTTCTGCTTCGCGATCGAGCATCGTGCCGGTGAGGACCACACCATCGACCGGCCGGAGACGTACTCCTTCTGGCGCGACTATCGGCCCGCCTTCTGGCCCGGCCCACTGCTCGGGCTGCTGGCCCCGCACCCGCGGACTCTCGAACCCGTCCCCCGCACCTTCGTGCCCAACCCGGCCGAGGATCCGCTGGACGTCACCGCCGACCAGAGCAAGGACGGCGGCGACCTCGACCTGTGGCTCTTCCGGCGCATCCTCGCCCGCGGCATGCACGAGCCGGGCAGCTTCGACTCCGACATCACCTTGGTCAACTGGCCGATGAACGACTACTGGCTGGGCAACGTGGTGGATGTGGACGAGGAGACTGTCAACGCCAGCCTGACAGCGGCTCGCCAGCTCAGTTTCTCGTTGCTGTACTGGCTGCAGACCGAGGCGCCGCGCCCCGACGGCGGCACCGGCTGGCCGGGCCTGCGGCTGCGCGGCGACGTCACCGGCTCCGCCGACGGGCTGGCGAAGTCGCCGTACATCCGCGAGTCCCGGCGTATCCGTGCCGTCACCACCGTCACCGAGAACGACGTGTCGCTGGACGTGCTCGGCGCGTACGGCCGGGTCTCCCACGCGGACTCGGTGGGCATCGGCAGCTACCACCTCGACCTGCACCCGAGCACCGGCGGGGACACCTACATCGACCTGGAGAGCGTGCCGTTCGAGATCCCACTCGGGGCGATGGTGCCGAGGAGGATGCGCAACCTGTTGCCGGCGGCGAAGAACCTCGGCACCACCCACATCAGCAACGGTTCGTTCCGCCTACACCCGGTGGAGTGGAACATCGGCGAGGTGGCCGGGCGGCTGGCCGCGCACTGCCTCGACACCGGGACCGAACCCCACCAGGTGCAGGGTGAGGAGTCCCGCTTCGCGGACTTCGCTCGGGTCCTCGACCGGGCCGGAGTCGAACGCCACTGGCCGGACGTGCGGGGGTACTGA
- a CDS encoding alpha/beta fold hydrolase — protein sequence MALNLTPIDIRGLTLDVAAGGPEDGPAVLLLHGFPQHAGEWDQVVPSLHAAGLRTYALNQRGYSPGARPAAVEDYRVAECVADALAVLDAVNVDVAHVVGHDWGAMVAWVLAAGHPDRVRTLTAVSVPHPAAFAQALATDADQRERSSYMQLFRQPGTAEQMLLADDAAALRGVFAGLGAERINSYVEPMREPGALTAALNWYRAMSLDEVAGPVTVPTTYVWSDGDVAVGRTAAEACAAHVTGDYRFVALDGVTHWIPDEAPDAVAEAVLARIAD from the coding sequence ATGGCCCTCAACCTGACGCCGATCGACATCCGTGGACTCACCCTCGACGTGGCGGCCGGCGGACCGGAGGACGGTCCGGCGGTCCTGCTGCTGCACGGCTTCCCGCAGCACGCCGGCGAGTGGGATCAGGTGGTCCCGTCGCTGCACGCCGCCGGGCTGCGCACCTACGCGCTCAACCAGCGCGGCTACTCGCCCGGCGCCCGGCCGGCCGCGGTCGAGGACTACCGGGTGGCCGAGTGCGTCGCCGACGCATTGGCGGTGCTGGACGCGGTGAACGTCGACGTCGCGCACGTCGTCGGCCACGACTGGGGTGCGATGGTCGCCTGGGTCCTGGCCGCCGGGCACCCCGACCGGGTACGCACCCTGACCGCGGTGTCCGTGCCGCACCCGGCAGCGTTCGCGCAGGCCCTCGCGACCGACGCGGACCAGCGGGAACGTTCGTCGTACATGCAGCTGTTCCGGCAGCCGGGCACGGCCGAGCAGATGTTGCTCGCCGACGACGCGGCGGCGCTGCGCGGGGTGTTCGCCGGTCTCGGCGCGGAGCGCATCAACTCCTATGTCGAGCCGATGCGCGAGCCGGGCGCGCTGACCGCGGCACTGAACTGGTACCGCGCGATGTCCCTCGACGAGGTGGCCGGTCCGGTCACCGTGCCGACCACGTACGTCTGGAGTGACGGCGACGTCGCGGTCGGCCGGACGGCCGCCGAGGCGTGCGCCGCCCACGTCACCGGCGACTACCGGTTCGTCGCCCTGGACGGGGTGACGCACTGGATCCCGGACGAGGCGCCGGACGCGGTCGCCGAGGCGGTGCTGGCCCGCATCGCCGACTGA